One genomic window of Gossypium hirsutum isolate 1008001.06 chromosome D11, Gossypium_hirsutum_v2.1, whole genome shotgun sequence includes the following:
- the LOC121223244 gene encoding TMV resistance protein N yields MLSLASTSSSVSRKKYDVFLSFRGEDTRKKFTDHLYDALKRSGIVTFRDDPKLEAGEEIAPELFKAIQQSWCSVIVFSESYASSGWCLDELTEIVKQKNDKGYKVFPVFYDVDPSDLRKQKGKVEEAFAEHEKRYDEDKLQRWRNALTEVANIKGWHLNGRHETEFIADIVKKISAKLCQTYPILHDELVGISSRLEELYAKIEIGEDDVRIIGICEMGGIGKTTLARAAYTQMSPHFEGKSFVADVREVSNTCGLVSLQKQLLSQILSGECFNFFNIHEGNAIISHRLSNKKVLVVLDDVDNLQHLKCLVGRRDWFGLGSRIIVTTRDEHLLRSYQVDDVYKPTTLNANDALRLFNLKAFNSETKLENDFSELSKRVLKYAGGLPLALEVLGSFLCGRDATQWRSAIERLERDSNKEIIERLQISFDGLDQTEQNIFLDIACFFNGEDKDFVMKVLDGCEFFPDIGIDVLVKRSLLIVNKDNKLCMHDLLQEMGKNIVKEKSVDDPGKRCRLWAERDVYHVLTKNTVSRSIETIYILTLAAFIQTISIKREMNKTLTLNADAFLKMKKLRVLRVIYYSNCRDLIYLSNELRLLDWTGFPLKNLPSSFQPENLVALLLSHSNTEQPWKENKSMHKLKVLNLEGSEKLIKAPDFTTTPNLETLVLKDCIRLAYVHPSIGVLKRLKLLNLKDCKSLRSLPTKIGMESLEELILSGCSNLKRFPEIDGKMECLLRIYLDGTSIEQLPSSIGNLSSLVLLNLKDCRNLVSLPGSIGGCTSLKTLNLSDCYKVENLPENLQQLEFLEVLDLSKTALGKPPPFISQLKNLKELSFKGCKGPSSKLQKYLPSLLKVTQRGRTNSIALMLPSLLGLSSLTRLNLRDCNLFNIPSDISRLSSLERLDLGGNNFIILPSCVTQLPQLGWLKLTDCKALKSVPELPTNRLYVNIDGCTSLEIVAYPSKVCTSRYSANISNSKILAGMVAVNCFRLAENVDALTLLKKELKVFGSRAMFDIVLPGSEIPKWFSQKRGDSWIKIDLPLEVRNDSQWMGVAFCCIFVCDDASSDDLRCRAVIHDRYSSRKVHWNGWSFASDEQVVIKDHIFIRYFSREKLYPIFLEDKCGEHDETKNLRMIDCLDQECHQLELSMISLKYRLFKVKKCGVRIVYEKDLEEMEQMQELHSSQCCANCEDIQQHSTDDESIGNGSLVKRKRNIYEEMDEAPQPKRMQKVFNSIMRLGKKH; encoded by the exons atgTTGTCATTAGCTTCAACTTCTTCGTCTGTTTCTAGAAAGAAATATGACGTTTTCTTGAGCTTTAGAGGTGAAGATACCCGCAAAAAGTTCACCGATCATCTCTATGATGCTCTAAAAAGGAGTGGGATTGTCACCTTCAGGGATGACCCAAAGCTGGAAGCCGGTGAAGAGATCGCGCCAGAACTGTTTAAAGCCATTCAGCAATCATGGTGCTCCGTAATTGTATTTTCAGAATCCTATGCTTCTTCGGGTTGGTGCTTGGACGAACTTACTGAGATTGTTAAGCAGAAAAACGACAAGGGTTATAAAGTGTTTCCAGTTTTCTATGACGTGGATCCATCTGATTTAAGAAAACAGAAAGGGAAAGTTGAAGAAGCCTTTGCGGAACATGAAAAGAGATATGATGAAGATAAGCTCCAAAGGTGGCGAAATGCTTTAACTGAAGTCGCAAACATTAAGGGATGGCATTTAAATGGCAG GCATGAAACCGAATTTATTGCAGACATAGTTAAAAAGATATCTGCAAAATTATGTCAAACATATCCGATTTTACATGATGAGTTGGTTGGAATTAGTTCACGCTTAGAGGAGTTGTATGCGAAAATAGAAATTGGTGAAGATGATGTCCGCATTATCGGAATTTGTGAAATGGGTGGCATCGGTAAAACAACTCTTGCAAGAGCTGCTTACACTCAAATGTCACCTCACTTTGAAGGTAAAAGCTTTGTTGCTGATGTTCGAGAAGTTTCAAACACATGTGGACTTGTTTCGTTACAAAAACAACTTCTCTCCCAAATCTTGTCTGGGGAGTGCTTTAATTTCTTCAATATTCATGAAGGAAATGCCATAATTAGCCACAGGTTATCCAACAAAAAGGTTCTTGTTGTTCTTGATGATGTTGATAACCTACAACACTTAAAATGCTTGGTTGGAAGACGTGATTGGTTCGGTTTAGGGAGCAGAATCATTGTAACAACAAGAGACGAACATTTGCTCCGATCTTACCAAGTTGATGATGTGTATAAGCCTACAACATTGAATGCCAATGATGCACTTCGACTTTTCAATTTGAAAGCTTTTAATAGTGAGACAAAGCTAGAAAATGATTTTAGTGAGCTTTCTAAACGTGTTTTAAAATACGCCGGAGGTCTTCCCTTAGCTCTTGAAGTTTTGGGTTCCTTTTTGTGTGGTAGAGATGCAACCCAATGGAGAAGTGCAATAGAAAGACTTGAAAGAGATTCCAACAAAGAAATTATTGAGAGACTTCAAATAAGCTTTGATGGATTGGACCAAACTGAGCAAAACATATTTCTAGATATAGCTTGCTTCTTTAATGGGGAGGACAAAGATTTTGTAATGAAAGTATTGGATGGTTGCGAGTTTTTTCCGGATATTGGAATTGATGTTCTCGTTAAGAGATCTTTACTAATAGTTAACAAAGACAACAAATTGTGCATGCATGACTTGCTACAAGAAATGGGAAAAAACATTGTTAAGGAAAAATCAGTTGATGATCCTGGAAAACGTTGCAGATTGTGGGCGGAAAGAGATGTTTATCATGTGCTAACAAAAAACACTGTAAGTCGTTCCATAGAAACTATATATATTCTGACTTTAGCTGCATTTATTCAAACAATTAGTATTAAAAG GGAAATGAACAAGACTCTCACATTAAACGCGGATGCCTTCTTGAAGATGAAAAAACTAAGAGTGCTTAGAGTCATTTATTACTCAAATTGTCGTGATCTCATATATCTTTCTAATGAGCTTCGACTTTTAGATTGGACAGGATTTCCTCTAAAAAACTTGCCTTCAAGCTTTCAACCAGAAAACCTTGTTGCACTTCTCCTATCTCATAGCAACACTGAACAACCATGGAAGGAAAACAAA tCCATGCATAAGTTGAAAGTGCTCAATCTCGAAGGGTCTGAAAAACTGATCAAGGCGCCAGACTTCACAACTACCCCAAATCTGGAAACTCTGGTTTTGAAAGATTGTATTAGGTTAGCATATGTTCATCCATCGATTGGAGTTCTTAAGAGGCTTAAGCTTTTGAATTTAAAAGACTGCAAAAGTCTTAGGAGTCTTCCAACCAAAATTGGAATGGAATCTCTTGAAGAATTAATTCTTTCAGGTTGCTCAAATCTTAAAAGATTTCCAGAGATTGATGGCAAAATGGAATGCCTGCTAAGGATTTATTTAGATGGAACAAGCATTGAACAACTTCCCTCTTCAATTGGAAATCTGAGCAGTCttgttttgttaaatttgaaaGATTGCAGGAACCTTGTGAGCCTCCCAGGGAGCATAGGTGGGTGTACAAGTTTAAAAACTCTTAATCTTTCTGATTGTTATAAAGTTGAAAATTTGCCAGAGAATTTGCAGCAACTAGAGTTTTTGGAAGTGCTTGACTTAAGTAAAACAGCATTAGGAAAACCACCACCCTTTATTTCTCAATTAAAAAATCTTAAAGAGTTGTCATTCAAAGGGTGCAAGGGACCTTCTTCCAAGTTACAAAAATATCTTCCTTCTCTGTTAAAGGTAACCCAAAGAGGAAGGACAAATTCCATTGCTCTGATGCTGCCTTCGTTGTTAGGTTTGAGTTCATTAACAAGGCTGAATCTACGGGACTGCAATCTTTTCAATATTCCTAGTGATATTTCTCGCCTATCGTCTTTGGAAAGACTTGATCTTGGTGGTAATAATTTTATCATCCTACCTTCGTGTGTTACTCAACTTCCCCAGCTTGGATGGCTTAAATTGACAGATTGCAAGGCGCTTAAATCAGTGCCTGAGCTTCCAACAAATAGACTATATGTAAATATAGATGGTTGTACTTCTCTTGAAATAGTTGCGTATCCATCAAAAGTTTGCACTTCAAGATATTCTGCAAATATTTCCAATTCAAAGATCTTGGCAGGGATGGTAGCTGTTAATTGCTTCAGATTGGCTGAGAACGTCGATGCCTTAACATTGCTGAAAAAAGAACTAAAG gtatttGGTTCAAGAGCAATGTTTGATATTGTTTTACCTGGAAGTGAAATCCCAAAATGGTTTAGTCAAAAAAGAGGTGACTCTTGGATTAAGATAGATTTGCCTCTGGAAGTTCGGAATGATAGTCAATGGATGGGAGTTGCCTTTTGCTGCATTTTTGTCTGTGATGATGCTTCATCTGATGACCTCAGGTGTAGGGCTGTTATCCATGATAGATATTCTAGCCGAAAGGTCCATTGGAATGGTTGGAGTTTCGCAAGCGATGAACAGGTCGTAATAAAGGACCACATTTTCATTCGTTATTTCTCGCGTGAGAAGTTGTATCCAATTTTCTTGGAAGACAAATGTGGTGAGCATGATGAAACCAAGAATTTAAGGATGATAGATTGCTTAGATCAAGAATGCCATCAACTTGAGCTGTCTATGATATCCTTGAAGTATCGCTTGTTTAAGGTGAAGAAGTGTGGAGTTCGAATTGTGTATGAGAAAGATTTGGAAGAGATGGAACAAATGCAGGAGCTGCATAGCAGTCAGTGTTGCGCAAATTGTGAAGATATCCAGCAACACTCTACTGATGATGAATCAATAGGTAACGGTTCCCTGGTAAAAAGAAAACGTAATATCTATGAGGAAATGGATGAAGCGCCGCAACCGAAACGGATGCAAAAAGTTTTCAATTCAATAATGAGACTGGGGAAGAAGCACTAA